A DNA window from Haloferax volcanii DS2 contains the following coding sequences:
- a CDS encoding xylonate dehydratase, protein MVEQAKLSDPNAEYTMRDLSAETIDITNPRGGVRDAEITDVQTTMVDGNYPWILVRVYTDAGVVGTGEAYWGGGDTAIIERMKPFLVGENPLDIDRLYEHLVQKMSGEGSVSGKVISAISGIEIALHDVAGKLLDVPAYQLVGGKYRDEVRVYCDLHTEDEANPQACAEEGVRVVEELGYDAIKFDLDVPSGHEKDRANRHLRNPEIDHKVEIVEAVTEAVGDRADVAFDCHWSFTGGSAKRLASELEDYDVWWLEDPVPPENHDVQKLVTQSTTTPIAVGENVYRKFGQRTLLEPQAVDIIAPDLPRVGGMRETRKIADLADMYYIPVAMHNVSSPIGTMASAQVAAAIPNSLALEYHSYQLGWWEDLVEEDDLIQNGHMEIPEKPGLGLTLDLDAVEAHMVEGETLFDEE, encoded by the coding sequence TGGTTGAGCAAGCGAAGCTTAGCGACCCGAACGCGGAGTACACGATGCGCGACCTGTCCGCGGAGACGATAGACATCACGAATCCGCGAGGTGGCGTCCGCGACGCCGAAATCACGGACGTACAGACGACGATGGTCGACGGGAACTACCCGTGGATTCTCGTCCGCGTCTACACCGACGCGGGCGTCGTCGGCACCGGCGAGGCCTACTGGGGCGGCGGCGACACCGCCATCATCGAGCGGATGAAGCCGTTCCTCGTCGGCGAGAACCCCCTCGACATCGACCGCCTGTACGAGCATCTCGTCCAGAAGATGTCCGGCGAGGGCTCCGTCTCGGGCAAGGTCATCTCCGCCATCTCGGGCATCGAAATCGCGCTCCACGACGTCGCCGGAAAGCTCCTCGACGTGCCCGCCTATCAACTCGTCGGCGGGAAGTACCGCGACGAGGTGCGCGTCTACTGCGACCTCCACACCGAAGACGAGGCCAACCCGCAGGCCTGCGCCGAGGAGGGCGTCCGCGTGGTCGAGGAACTCGGCTACGACGCCATCAAGTTCGACCTCGACGTGCCCTCGGGCCACGAGAAGGACCGCGCGAACCGCCACCTCCGAAACCCCGAAATCGACCACAAGGTCGAAATCGTCGAGGCCGTCACCGAGGCCGTCGGCGACCGCGCGGACGTGGCGTTCGACTGCCACTGGTCCTTTACCGGCGGGAGCGCCAAGCGCCTCGCGTCCGAGCTGGAAGACTACGACGTGTGGTGGCTCGAAGACCCCGTGCCGCCGGAGAACCACGACGTGCAGAAGCTCGTGACGCAGTCCACGACGACGCCCATCGCGGTCGGTGAGAACGTCTACCGGAAGTTCGGCCAGCGGACGCTGCTCGAACCGCAGGCGGTGGATATCATCGCGCCCGACCTGCCCCGCGTCGGCGGCATGCGCGAGACGCGGAAGATTGCCGACCTCGCGGACATGTACTACATCCCCGTGGCGATGCACAACGTCTCGTCGCCCATCGGGACGATGGCCTCCGCGCAGGTCGCCGCGGCCATCCCGAACTCGCTGGCCCTCGAATACCACTCCTACCAGCTCGGCTGGTGGGAGGACCTCGTCGAAGAGGACGACCTGATTCAGAACGGTCACATGGAGATTCCCGAAAAGCCCGGCCTCGGGCTGACGCTCGACCTCGACGCCGTCGAAGCACACATGGTCGAAGGGGAGACGCTCTTCGACGAGGAGTAA